The genome window CGAGGTGGACGACGACGACCACACCCTGCCCACGCTGCTCAGCGCCGGACCCGGTGACGAGTCCGGCCGCGGCCTGCGCGTGGTGAGCACGCTGGCCCGCGAGTGGGGGACCAGCCGGACGAACGCCGGAAAGACGGTCTGGTTCGAACTGACGCTGCCGCGCGCTGTGCGACGCTGACCGGCCGCCGCGGTCCGGAAGCCATGGGTCAGGCCGATGGCCCGCTCGTCGTCCCCCTCACCTCCAGCGCCGGTGTCGTGAGGACGAGTTCCGCCGGGCGGGCAGGGTCGGCGATGCGGTCCAGGAGGCGCCCGGCGGCGCGGCGGCCCACGTCGTGGCTTCCGTTGTCCACCGTGGTGAGCCACAGGTGCCGCAGCCGCGAGAGGTACGTGTTGTCGTAGCCGACGAGGGACAGGTCGCGTGGCACCCGCAGCCCCAGCTCCTCCGCCGCCGAGAGGGCGCCGACACAGGCGATGTCGTTGAAGGCGAAGACGGCCGTGGGCCGTTGGCGGGCGCTGAGCAGGCGGACCGCGGCCCGATAGCCGCCCTCCTCCGTGAGGTCGCCCTGTTCCACGCTGGCCGAGTCCTCGAGGCCGTGCTCCCGCATCACGGTCTCGAAACTGCGCCGGCGCAGTGCGCCGACCACTCCCTGCCCGGCGATGTGGGCGATGCGACGGTGGCCGAGGCCGATGAGGTGCTCGGTGGCGAGGCGGGCGCCGTGCTCGTCGTCGTTCGCGACGATGTCGACGGCGGGCAGTTCCGGCTCGCGGGCCCCGGCGACGACGGTGGGGACCCGGGCGGCGGCCTGGCGCAGTGCCTCGGAGGGCGGCAGGGTGCCGACCGCGATCAGCCCGTCGACCCGTAGATCCGTGAAGGTGCGGGTCAGGTCCTCGCCGAGGCGCCGGTTGAGGTGGCCGTCGGCCAGCAGCATGCGCAGACCGGCGTCGTGCAGCCGGGAGTTCAGGCCGTCGAGCAGCTCCACGAACCATGGGTTGCGCATGTCGTTGAGCAGGACGCCGACCGTGCGGGTGCGGCGCTCGCTGAGGCTGCGTGCGGCGGCGTTGGGCCGGTACCCCAGCTCCTCGACGGCGGCCAGCACCGCCCGCCGCTTCTCCGGGCGCACCTGGTCGGAGCCGCGCAACACCAGGGAGACCAGCGACTTCGACACTCCGGCCCGTTCGGCCACGTCGCGGAT of Streptomyces cynarae contains these proteins:
- a CDS encoding LacI family DNA-binding transcriptional regulator, coding for MRPPTIRDVAERAGVSKSLVSLVLRGSDQVRPEKRRAVLAAVEELGYRPNAAARSLSERRTRTVGVLLNDMRNPWFVELLDGLNSRLHDAGLRMLLADGHLNRRLGEDLTRTFTDLRVDGLIAVGTLPPSEALRQAAARVPTVVAGAREPELPAVDIVANDDEHGARLATEHLIGLGHRRIAHIAGQGVVGALRRRSFETVMREHGLEDSASVEQGDLTEEGGYRAAVRLLSARQRPTAVFAFNDIACVGALSAAEELGLRVPRDLSLVGYDNTYLSRLRHLWLTTVDNGSHDVGRRAAGRLLDRIADPARPAELVLTTPALEVRGTTSGPSA